The following are encoded in a window of Vigna unguiculata cultivar IT97K-499-35 chromosome 8, ASM411807v1, whole genome shotgun sequence genomic DNA:
- the LOC114194856 gene encoding uncharacterized protein LOC114194856, giving the protein MASNGQEGQAAKSSQMAIMRAIQQELAELRAENASIKQKLESNNEGEGEQPRPSKTQATSQPVRTETVEESAQNPPTMGTANTSAMQKNVCRHPFVDGIMETPLPIGWKTLVIDRYDGTTDPDEHIHVYLTQVGLYTTNDAILCKVFPTSLKGATLSWFTRLAPFSIDCFDALTAQFETQFATSRPHNLTSLALINMRQEKGEPLRAFVERFGKTALSIHNLSPEVVLHQMINGLRSGPFADSLCKRPAAIMAELRQRAAKYMHMEELKDFKNKVATEDNATDRRLDKEGARKAPSRPPAHPRTQRFAKYTPLNALRSLVLEEALHTDLLSTPRRANTPPNADTT; this is encoded by the coding sequence ATGGCAAGCAACGGACAGGAGGGGCAAGCAGCGAAAAGTAGTCAGATGGCAATCATGCGAGCCATACAACAAGAACTCGCAGAGCTCCGAGCAGAAAATGCCAGTATCAAACAAAAGCTAGAAAGCAACAACGAAGGCGAAGGAGAGCAACCACGCCCCAGCAAAACTCAAGCTACATCCCAGCCAGTACGCACCGAAACTGTCGAAGAAAGTGCGCAGAACCCCCCAACTATGGGAACAGCTAATACCTCCGCAATGCAAAAAAATGTGTGCAGGCACCCTTTTGTCGATGGGATAATGGAGACACCCTTACCTATTGGATGGAAAACCTTGGTCATCGATAGGTATGATGGCACAACAGACCCTGATGAGCACATACATGTGTACCTCACACAAGTTGGCCTGTACACCACAAACGACGCGATTCTTTGCAAGGTCTTTCCCACTTCACTTAAGGGAGCAACCCTCAGCTGGTTCACTCGCCTAGCTCCTTTTTCCATCGATTGTTTCGATGCTTTAACGGCTCAATTCGAAACTCAATTTGCCACATCGCGGCCACATAACCTCACATCTCTCGCCCTCATAAACATGCGCCAGGAAAAGGGAGAGCCCCTCAGAGCGTTCGTGGAACGCTTCGGGAAAACAGCCCTTAGCATTCATAACTTGAGCCCGGAGGTAGTCCTCCATCAGATGATTAACGGGTTGCGAAGCGGACCCTTCGCTGACAGCCTGTGCAAGAGGCCAGCAGCTATTATGGCTGAGTTGAGGCAAAGAGCAGCCAAGTATATGCACATGGAGGAgctaaaagattttaaaaacaaagTCGCTACCGAGGATAACGCGACCGACAGAAGGCTTGATAAGGAGGGGGCGCGTAAGGCCCCATCAAGGCCACCTGCCCATCCAAGAACCCAGCGATTTGCTAAGTACACACCTTTGAATGCCTTAAGGTCATTGGTACTTGAAGAAGCCCTGCACACTGACCTCTTAAGTACTCCCAGGAGGGCAAATACACCTCCGAATGCTGACACCACGTGA